The Mycolicibacterium duvalii DNA window GCGTTTTGGACCGCGTTGCGGTCGGGGTCCTCGCCGACGCAGGCCGCGGTGTTCGCCGGCGTGTCGGAGCACACGGCCCTGCGGTGGGTCCAACAGGCTGGTTACGTGCCCAGAACACCTCTTGCTGTGGTTAGCGATCTCGACACCGCGTCATCACCGGCAGGGCCGATGTCGTTTCTTGAACGCTGTCGGTTAGAAGAACTGCTGGAGACGGGGCATTCACCGGCTCGGGCCGCAGCATTGCTGGGGCGACATCGGTCCACGATCAGTCGTGAGACCCGTCGCGGGCAGACCGCCTCGGGATACCGGGCGCGCGTCGGGCAGGGCAGCGTTGAGGCCCACGCCAAACGTCCCAAGCCACGCAAACTCGACACCAACCCCGTCCTGCTCGACCAGGTTGTGCAACGCTTGAAGCATCGGCACAGCCCCGAGCAGATCGCGGGCCGGCTGCGCGAAGAGTTCCCCGACGACCCGGAGATGTGGGTGTCGCACGAAACGATTTATCAGTCCATGTATGTCCAGCCTCGCGGGGCTTGCCCGGCTGGTCAAGACCGCGCTACGCACCGGCCGCACTCAACGAAAACCACAGGGCCGCACCCTACTGGCACCGGAAAGCTCAAGGGCATGGTCAACATCAGCCAGCGACCTGCTGAAGCTGACGACCGCGCGATCCCGGGTCATTGGGAAGGCGATCTGATCCTGGGCAGTACCGCCTCGGGCTCAGCGATCGGCACCATGGTCGAACGCACCACCGGGTTCGTGGTGCTGCTGCATCTGCCCGCCGATCGCACCGCAGCCACCCTGGCCGAGGCCATGTCGGCCAAGATCCCCGAAATCCCCGAAATCCTGCGCCGCTCACTGACCTGGGACCAAGGCAGCGAGATGGCATTGCACACCAAGATCACCGAAGCCACCGGCCTGCCGATCTACTTCTGCGACCCGCACAGCCCCTGGCAGCGCGGCACCAACGAAAACACCAACGGACTCTTGCGGCAGTACTTTCCCAAAGGCACCGACCTGTCCTTTTACGGCCCCGGCTGGCTAGACGAGGTCGCCGCCGAACTCAACGCCCGACCCCGCAAACGCCACAACTGGCGCACCCCCGCCGAGGAACTTAACCGGCTACTCTCAGACCCGTCCACATTTGTTGCAACGACCGCTTGAATCCAAGGCCCTCGCGACCGCCCCCACCGCACACTCGCCGACGCCAACTCTCCGCCAGCCGAGCAAGCACCCCGCCGTCGGTGTCCAAGGCGGTCACCCGGATGTCGTCCCAGCCCTGTTCGGTGATCGCATCATGGCGGCGGATGCCCTTGTTGAACTCCTTGCGCGTCCGCCGATGGTGATCGCCCTCGTAGTCGATGGCGATCTTGGGTTCTTCCCAGCCCATGTCCAATTCGGCGATCAACCCCCCGTAGTCGTCATGAACGGGGATCTGCGTACGCGGGCGGGGATATCCCTTCTTGATGACCAGGAGTCGGATGCGCGTCTCCTGCGGAGACTCGGCACCCCCGTCGACAAGGTCGAGCGTCTGGCGGGCCCGCCGGATGCCGCGCCGGCCCTTGTGCCGCTCGGCCAGCAACTCAACTTCAGCGATCTTGAATTGTGTTGCGTGCGCCAGCGCGTCGAGCGTCGGCAGAGCCCGCTCCAGCGGGTAGCGACACGCGATGTCCAGCGCTGTGCGCTCCGGGGTGGTCACCGTGATCCCGTCCAAAATCTGGACCTCGTCGTCGGCCAGAACATCCGACCACACCCGCAGACCTGGCGGCGGGCGGCGATTGGCCCATACGACTTCGGCCGGCCAACGCCGGTCTATCCATTTCGCGCCGTGTAGTGCCGCCGCCGACCGGCCAGCGACGACGCCGCGGCGATGCGTCCACAGCCAGGCGGCCTTCGCCCGAGTAACGGCGGTGAAAGGGTCGGTGAGGCGCAGATACACGTCGGGATAGATGGAACGGAATTCGGAGCGCAACCGGTGGCGCGTCAGGCGACCGGCTCTGAGGGCCTCGCTACCCAGGAACGGCTCAGTCATGATCGAAGTCTGTGGGGCACGACCGACACTGACAGGCAGCAGAAATCAGTGCCGCCGGGCCCTTGGCAGCTCCGGTAATCTCGACGCTGACTGCCGCCAGGAAAGGGGACCCATGGGCGATCCGCCACCCTTGAAGGTCGACCCCCCTGCGCTGACCTGGGATCCCGCGGTCGTCAACGTGCCGCCGGTGCCGGTCATCCCAGCCGGCGGCGACCCGATGAGCGCGCTGATCTCGGCGGTCATGCCGGGAATCGCCGCCGAACTGACCGCGGCGGTCGCCGAGACCCATGCGCGGGAACAGCAGTTCGCAGCGAACCTCGCCGGTGCCCGCGCTGCGTACCAGTCAACCGATCAGGGTGGCGGCGAGGAGATCCGGACGGTGGCCGACACACAGCTGGCCCCACCGACTGCTGCCTCGACGGCGGGTAGCGCAGCAGGCGCAGGTGGTGCGGGCGGCCAGTTCGGTCAGTTCATGAGCACGGCCATGCAGATGGGCGGTCAGGCGGTCCAGGCGCCGGCGCAGCTGGCCG harbors:
- a CDS encoding IS30 family transposase — its product is MAGATGRKWARDAGYQTTKKHYGTRYSQEARDAFWTALRSGSSPTQAAVFAGVSEHTALRWVQQAGYVPRTPLAVVSDLDTASSPAGPMSFLERCRLEELLETGHSPARAAALLGRHRSTISRETRRGQTASGYRARVGQGSVEAHAKRPKPRKLDTNPVLLDQVVQRLKHRHSPEQIAGRLREEFPDDPEMWVSHETIYQSMYVQPRGACPAGQDRATHRPHSTKTTGPHPTGTGKLKGMVNISQRPAEADDRAIPGHWEGDLILGSTASGSAIGTMVERTTGFVVLLHLPADRTAATLAEAMSAKIPEIPEILRRSLTWDQGSEMALHTKITEATGLPIYFCDPHSPWQRGTNENTNGLLRQYFPKGTDLSFYGPGWLDEVAAELNARPRKRHNWRTPAEELNRLLSDPSTFVATTA
- a CDS encoding type IV toxin-antitoxin system AbiEi family antitoxin, translating into MTEPFLGSEALRAGRLTRHRLRSEFRSIYPDVYLRLTDPFTAVTRAKAAWLWTHRRGVVAGRSAAALHGAKWIDRRWPAEVVWANRRPPPGLRVWSDVLADDEVQILDGITVTTPERTALDIACRYPLERALPTLDALAHATQFKIAEVELLAERHKGRRGIRRARQTLDLVDGGAESPQETRIRLLVIKKGYPRPRTQIPVHDDYGGLIAELDMGWEEPKIAIDYEGDHHRRTRKEFNKGIRRHDAITEQGWDDIRVTALDTDGGVLARLAESWRRRVCGGGGREGLGFKRSLQQMWTGLRVAG
- a CDS encoding PE domain-containing protein produces the protein MGDPPPLKVDPPALTWDPAVVNVPPVPVIPAGGDPMSALISAVMPGIAAELTAAVAETHAREQQFAANLAGARAAYQSTDQGGGEEIRTVADTQLAPPTAASTAGSAAGAGGAGGQFGQFMSTAMQMGGQAVQAPAQLAGMVTSAPQGVMQGAQGAVQQISQVAGQVEKSDADKGSAPPAEQFVEQSERPEEQPPADEGAEAGPSAAERAPDPAQDEARHTDRVDPIDL